In a single window of the Streptomyces sp. CGMCC 4.7035 genome:
- a CDS encoding thiolase C-terminal domain-containing protein, with the protein MRSAVTGRKVAVVGVSLSDCGRVDEATPYALHAQAARRALADSGLDRSVIDGFASAGLGTLAPVEVAEYLGLRPTWVDSTSVGGSTWEVMAAHAADAIAAGHARAVLLVYGSTARADIKAGRRTGNLSFGARGPLQFEVPYGHTLIAKYAMAARRHMHEYGTTIEQLAEVAVQARANAAANPEAMFRDPVTVDDVLSGPVIADPFTKLHCCIRSDGGAAVLLAAEDLVRDCRTAPVWVLGTGEHVSHTTMSEWPDFTVSPAAVSGRLAFERAGVRPEEIDFAEIYDAFTYMTLVTLEDLGFCGKGEGGAFVEKGRLLVRGGELPVNTDGGGLSAQHPGMRGLFLLVEAVRQLRGEAGERQVLKTGGRLPELAVASGTGGWFCSSGTVVLGRG; encoded by the coding sequence ATGAGGAGTGCTGTGACCGGTCGGAAGGTCGCTGTCGTCGGCGTATCGCTGTCCGATTGCGGGCGGGTCGACGAGGCGACGCCGTACGCCCTGCACGCCCAGGCCGCCCGCCGCGCCCTGGCCGACTCGGGCCTGGACCGCTCGGTGATCGACGGCTTCGCGTCGGCGGGCCTCGGCACGCTGGCGCCGGTGGAGGTCGCGGAGTACCTCGGGCTGCGGCCCACCTGGGTCGACTCGACCTCCGTCGGCGGCTCCACCTGGGAGGTCATGGCGGCCCACGCGGCCGACGCGATCGCGGCGGGCCACGCGCGGGCGGTGCTCCTGGTCTACGGCTCGACGGCCCGCGCGGACATCAAGGCGGGCCGGCGCACGGGCAACCTGTCCTTCGGGGCGCGGGGCCCGCTCCAGTTCGAGGTCCCGTACGGCCACACACTGATCGCCAAGTACGCGATGGCGGCGCGCCGCCACATGCACGAGTACGGCACGACGATCGAGCAGCTGGCCGAGGTGGCGGTGCAGGCGCGGGCGAACGCGGCGGCGAACCCGGAGGCGATGTTCCGCGACCCGGTCACGGTCGACGACGTCCTGTCCGGCCCGGTGATCGCGGACCCCTTCACCAAACTGCACTGCTGCATAAGGTCCGACGGCGGGGCGGCGGTACTGCTGGCGGCGGAGGATCTGGTGCGGGACTGCCGCACGGCACCGGTGTGGGTCCTCGGCACCGGAGAACACGTCTCGCACACGACGATGTCCGAATGGCCCGACTTCACGGTGTCCCCGGCGGCGGTGAGCGGCCGCCTCGCCTTCGAACGGGCCGGGGTGCGCCCGGAGGAGATCGACTTCGCGGAGATCTACGACGCCTTCACCTACATGACCCTGGTGACGCTGGAGGACCTCGGCTTCTGCGGAAAGGGCGAGGGCGGGGCGTTCGTGGAGAAGGGACGGCTGCTGGTGCGGGGCGGGGAGCTGCCGGTGAACACGGACGGGGGCGGTCTCTCGGCGCAGCATCCGGGGATGCGGGGGCTGTTCCTGCTGGTGGAGGCGGTACGGCAGCTACGGGGCGAGGCCGGTGAACGGCAGGTCCTGAAGACCGGCGGGCGGCTGCCGGAGCTGGCCGTGGCTTCCGGGACGGGGGGCTGGTTCTGCTCGTCGGGGACGGTGGTGCTGGGGCGGGGGTGA